The genomic interval CATACCAAGCGCGACATATATGAAGCAAGCTCACCCTCCTGACGAAACGCAGCCTCAAAAGAACTGAGTGTAATGCTCTTCATATAGTAAGGACTCATGCTTAGTTCTCCTGGGTTTCTCCGTTCAGAAAAACTGTCAGATGAATCCAGTGATGCTTGAAGAAAATAGCTTTCTTCCATTCTTCCAAGGGAGCTTGCACAGGAGATTTTACGGGACAAATTCCATACATCATAAAGTATATTATCGAAAATATCATAGACAAGATAACTGAACCAAGtgatgtaaaaataaaaagaagcaAAGCATCACACCATTCTCAAAAGCAGATTTATGCTTTGTTGTGGGACTTTGATATGATGATGGCACATAATGAACACAACCAACCCTCTCCATATATGATCGAGCaaccttttctttttctatttcctGAAAAAAAACAAAGTGCTTGATTCAGGAACTTGAAAAACATATTCCCAATGATTCTAATAAGATGGATGGAATTTAACATTGTTACCATAAATACCATATCccatcaattttttgttttcattttcataCATGGTTTCAAAATTCAATTCCATAGATTTCTCAAATATTCTACATTAGGTCACTAACATATGTTCTATCCCAAGCACCCACATATGTCTTGAAAGGTACTTGAAAAAGCAAGTCgacttttttttgttaaatttttcgGAAAAACCCTTGAAGCATAAACTTTACCTGCTGAATAAGCTCCATATGCATCAATGCCTCGTGCAACTCTTGCTTGTGTTTTTGTCTTAAATCTCTAATCTCTTCCTCAAGCTGTCTCGCACGACCTTCTTGAGTGTCAACTTCCTCCTTTGAAGTAAGATATTCCTGCTTACTTAATTGAGTCTGTTATGCCCTAAGACATGAAATCTGCAATTCATTATTTAAGTTAGTCACACATACACAAAACCACCATTAAAGACATGACTTCATTCAATAAACAAAATAGATATATATGTTCATATTTTAGAGTTATTAAGCAAAACGATCCCAATATTAGTGTTTTATGCAAGACGATCCCAATAAATAGTATTCAATTGTTGAGAGGTATCATACCATAATCTGTCCACTCAAATGTGTTAACCTCAATTTGAAAGACATGTTTTTTAAAAGACAGTAAGATTTTGATTAGATTGAGGCACTGACAAGATATGGTTGCAACTCGCTTTCAATTATAATTAGATTGAGAAAATGTTAACTTAATAAATATGTTAAGAGTGAAACCCCATTATAGTTCTTGAACTTGTAAGGTGTTCTAAGAATAGTTCCTGAAACCAAAAAGTTGACACAGACATTCATTGTATCTAAATCCGTTATGTTACCTTCTATTCTGATATGTGATACTCCCTACAAGAGCAAAACCAACAACAGTTCCTGTACAAAAAACTTCATCAGCCTCAATCAATTCGTCCACAGCAACAACATGCTCATCCCCCTGAACCAATAAAGTCTTAATCAATAAACACActtgaaagagaaaaataatgcATAGACAACAATATAGCAATGGAGTATCAAAATTGGTTAACTAAACATTTGATACGATAACAGTGCATAAAAGATGAGCTATAATGTTAGAACTTTTCTAATAACTCTTGTGGGTTACAATCAATGGTGGTTTCCTTCTTCAAAAAcaagataatgttattattcaATTGATGATGCTTAAACCCGTTAATATCCTGAGCATTTTTCAATGGGCTTTTGACACCTTATTATGGCTCGAGTGGACAACAATGTACGACATAATTCAGATAGAAAcaagaaaacaagaaaatgcAGAATCTTGTTATGTAATATCATATAGTAGCCAAAGAGATATAACAATACCAGATAGCCAAGATCACTGGCAAGTTCAATGACACTTTTTCTAGTGATGTCAGAAAGTATGGTTCCATCGATAACAGGTGTTGAAATTATTTTTCCCTAAGAAATTGAAACCCAAGTTAATTGAACAATTGCAAGCAAATATAGTCGATTATATCATAACTTCTTGTACATTTTTCTTTTCGTCACTAATAACATATCGAGTATTGCAACAAACATAAGAAAACAACACATTTTACCTATCTTTATAaccaaaatgaaaaagataaatgatttgAATAATACCATAGCAATAAAAATGTTACAAGAAGAGATTTCCTCCAAATTTTTCTTATTGACTGAATCAAGGTATAACACATCTGAAAATCCTCTGCTCTTGGCTCTACTTTGTGCCATCAAGACCTACATGCCAAAACAAGTAATATTATGTTATTAAGAATTTAACACTAATACCGTTTTATCCAATATCATGTTCAGATAGAAATTCTAAATTCATATATGATAAACTACAGTGAAATATATCCGATGTGATATAATCTTTGTAGCACCAACATTTCTAATCGAAAGCATAT from Cicer arietinum cultivar CDC Frontier isolate Library 1 chromosome 5, Cicar.CDCFrontier_v2.0, whole genome shotgun sequence carries:
- the LOC101496337 gene encoding branched-chain amino acid aminotransferase 1, mitochondrial-like — protein: MSWQVYVDVRNCFKEGYAPLNFYVKEDFDCASTRGTGSAKTISNYELVLMAQSRAKSRGFSDVLYLDSVNKKNLEEISSCNIFIAMGKIISTPVIDGTILSDITRKSVIELASDLGYLGDEHVVAVDELIEADEVFCTGTVVGFALVGSITYQNRRFHVLGHNRLN